One window from the genome of Eriocheir sinensis breed Jianghai 21 chromosome 15, ASM2467909v1, whole genome shotgun sequence encodes:
- the LOC126998758 gene encoding uncharacterized protein LOC126998758 isoform X3, producing MWRAVVVVVVCMGHITHAEPIRHPDDPAASTERYEQLSTTPIIEETDEPYSAAETKKPDEPLGPTILLRSYELRSGTLGQKEPAEDGQLRAQQQGSEQITSSGDDDNPSSISSKPQGTRSTGAQHGMRSGTSVKLKYPDHSVVLPFTRGVRGKCMGAGPFPDPVNCRYFSFCVPIEPDYNEYLQTQHICNHAYIFDDFQKNCVPGDCQSVVLHDPPPPGPPAHDPPPPSPPAPDLPTHSSPLSETPEWLNKNPSWYNEAPWWYNVPPPWYQTKPSWIEGIAKQQGADLSLEKPGEFIKNIGVDHDSSHNGDATKNFTYFDDKNMSIHIPIKIIQQ from the exons ATGTGGcgagctgtggtggtggtggtggtgtgcatgGGTCACATTACTCATGCTGAACCAATACGGCACCCGGATGACCCTGCAGCTTCCACTGAGCGATATGAGCAACTGAGTACCACACCAATTATTGAAGAGACGGATGAGCCATATAGTGCAGCAGAAACCAAGAAGCCAGATGAGCCACTTGGCCCTACTATCCTCCTGAGATCATATGAGCTTCGCAGTGGCACCCTGGGCCAAAAAGAGCCAGCGGAGGATGGCCAGTTGAGGGCACAGCAGCAGGGCTCTGAGCAAATTACTTCGTCTGGTGATGATGATAACCCAAGCTCCATTTCTTCTAAGCCACAAG GTACTAGAAGCACCGGGGCTCAACATGGTATGAGGTCAGGAACGTCTGTAAAACTCAAGTACCCTGACCACTCCGTTGTGCTCCCCTTCACACGGGGTGTTCGAGGAAAATGTATGGGAGCCGGGCCATTCCCCGACCCAGTGAACTGCCGATACTTCTCTTT ctgtGTGCCAATTGAGCCCGACTACAATGAGTATCTGCAGACCCAACACATCTGTAACCATGCCTACATCTTTGACGACTTTCAGAAAAACTGTGTTCCAGGAGACTGTCAGTCTGTGGTTCTGCACGACCCTCCTCCACCCGGCCCACCCGCACACGACCCTCCTCCACCCAGCCCACCCGCACCGGACCTCCCAACACATTCTTCCCCCCTGTCTGAA ACGCCTGAGTGGTTGAACAAAAATCCTTCCTGGTACAACGAGGCACCCTGGTGGTACAATGTGCCCCCCCCCTGGTACCAAACCAAGCCCTCCTGGATAGAAGGAATAGCAAAACAGCAAGGAGCAGACCTTTCTCTCGAGAAGCCAGGAGAGTTTATCAAGAATATTGGGGTAGATCATGATTCATCTCACAATGGTGATGCAACCAAGAATTTTACCTACTTTGATGATAAAAATATGAG CATCCACATCCCCATCAAGATCATTCAGCAGTGA
- the LOC126998758 gene encoding uncharacterized protein LOC126998758 isoform X2 gives MWRAVVVVVVVCMGHITHAEPIRHPDDPAASTERYEQLSTTPIIEETDEPYSAAETKKPDEPLGPTILLRSYELRSGTLGQKEPAEDGQLRAQQQGSEQITSSGDDDNPSSISSKPQGTRSTGAQHGMRSGTSVKLKYPDHSVVLPFTRGVRGKCMGAGPFPDPVNCRYFSFCVPIEPDYNEYLQTQHICNHAYIFDDFQKNCVPGDCQSVVLHDPPPPGPPAHDPPPPSPPAPDLPTHSSPLSETPEWLNKNPSWYNEAPWWYNVPPPWYQTKPSWIEGIAKQQGADLSLEKPGEFIKNIGVDHDSSHNGDATKNFTYFDDKNMSIHIPIKIIQQ, from the exons gtggtggtggtggtggtgtgcatgGGTCACATTACTCATGCTGAACCAATACGGCACCCGGATGACCCTGCAGCTTCCACTGAGCGATATGAGCAACTGAGTACCACACCAATTATTGAAGAGACGGATGAGCCATATAGTGCAGCAGAAACCAAGAAGCCAGATGAGCCACTTGGCCCTACTATCCTCCTGAGATCATATGAGCTTCGCAGTGGCACCCTGGGCCAAAAAGAGCCAGCGGAGGATGGCCAGTTGAGGGCACAGCAGCAGGGCTCTGAGCAAATTACTTCGTCTGGTGATGATGATAACCCAAGCTCCATTTCTTCTAAGCCACAAG GTACTAGAAGCACCGGGGCTCAACATGGTATGAGGTCAGGAACGTCTGTAAAACTCAAGTACCCTGACCACTCCGTTGTGCTCCCCTTCACACGGGGTGTTCGAGGAAAATGTATGGGAGCCGGGCCATTCCCCGACCCAGTGAACTGCCGATACTTCTCTTT ctgtGTGCCAATTGAGCCCGACTACAATGAGTATCTGCAGACCCAACACATCTGTAACCATGCCTACATCTTTGACGACTTTCAGAAAAACTGTGTTCCAGGAGACTGTCAGTCTGTGGTTCTGCACGACCCTCCTCCACCCGGCCCACCCGCACACGACCCTCCTCCACCCAGCCCACCCGCACCGGACCTCCCAACACATTCTTCCCCCCTGTCTGAA ACGCCTGAGTGGTTGAACAAAAATCCTTCCTGGTACAACGAGGCACCCTGGTGGTACAATGTGCCCCCCCCCTGGTACCAAACCAAGCCCTCCTGGATAGAAGGAATAGCAAAACAGCAAGGAGCAGACCTTTCTCTCGAGAAGCCAGGAGAGTTTATCAAGAATATTGGGGTAGATCATGATTCATCTCACAATGGTGATGCAACCAAGAATTTTACCTACTTTGATGATAAAAATATGAG CATCCACATCCCCATCAAGATCATTCAGCAGTGA
- the LOC126998758 gene encoding uncharacterized protein LOC126998758 isoform X1 codes for MWRAVVVVVVVVCMGHITHAEPIRHPDDPAASTERYEQLSTTPIIEETDEPYSAAETKKPDEPLGPTILLRSYELRSGTLGQKEPAEDGQLRAQQQGSEQITSSGDDDNPSSISSKPQGTRSTGAQHGMRSGTSVKLKYPDHSVVLPFTRGVRGKCMGAGPFPDPVNCRYFSFCVPIEPDYNEYLQTQHICNHAYIFDDFQKNCVPGDCQSVVLHDPPPPGPPAHDPPPPSPPAPDLPTHSSPLSETPEWLNKNPSWYNEAPWWYNVPPPWYQTKPSWIEGIAKQQGADLSLEKPGEFIKNIGVDHDSSHNGDATKNFTYFDDKNMSIHIPIKIIQQ; via the exons gtggtggtggtggtggtgtgcatgGGTCACATTACTCATGCTGAACCAATACGGCACCCGGATGACCCTGCAGCTTCCACTGAGCGATATGAGCAACTGAGTACCACACCAATTATTGAAGAGACGGATGAGCCATATAGTGCAGCAGAAACCAAGAAGCCAGATGAGCCACTTGGCCCTACTATCCTCCTGAGATCATATGAGCTTCGCAGTGGCACCCTGGGCCAAAAAGAGCCAGCGGAGGATGGCCAGTTGAGGGCACAGCAGCAGGGCTCTGAGCAAATTACTTCGTCTGGTGATGATGATAACCCAAGCTCCATTTCTTCTAAGCCACAAG GTACTAGAAGCACCGGGGCTCAACATGGTATGAGGTCAGGAACGTCTGTAAAACTCAAGTACCCTGACCACTCCGTTGTGCTCCCCTTCACACGGGGTGTTCGAGGAAAATGTATGGGAGCCGGGCCATTCCCCGACCCAGTGAACTGCCGATACTTCTCTTT ctgtGTGCCAATTGAGCCCGACTACAATGAGTATCTGCAGACCCAACACATCTGTAACCATGCCTACATCTTTGACGACTTTCAGAAAAACTGTGTTCCAGGAGACTGTCAGTCTGTGGTTCTGCACGACCCTCCTCCACCCGGCCCACCCGCACACGACCCTCCTCCACCCAGCCCACCCGCACCGGACCTCCCAACACATTCTTCCCCCCTGTCTGAA ACGCCTGAGTGGTTGAACAAAAATCCTTCCTGGTACAACGAGGCACCCTGGTGGTACAATGTGCCCCCCCCCTGGTACCAAACCAAGCCCTCCTGGATAGAAGGAATAGCAAAACAGCAAGGAGCAGACCTTTCTCTCGAGAAGCCAGGAGAGTTTATCAAGAATATTGGGGTAGATCATGATTCATCTCACAATGGTGATGCAACCAAGAATTTTACCTACTTTGATGATAAAAATATGAG CATCCACATCCCCATCAAGATCATTCAGCAGTGA
- the LOC126998761 gene encoding von Willebrand factor A domain-containing protein 8-like codes for MRQQVLSRLQVLNRILSTPRIQQSPVFTSHLPIRLCSDASKVTIGDVSKQLKEPLHPQLVPSGYLQRDPPQAFLKHLRWLLQKDKLAQDVFLIGPPGPLRRLLALSYLELTKRELEFITLTRDTTDTDLKQRREIRGGTSFYHDQSAVRAAIEGRVLILEGVEKAERNVLPVLNNLLENREMQLEDGRLLIASQRYDKLLEEHTQEELDSMRLVRVSQDFRVIALGLPSPPYQGHPLDPPLRSRFQARDISCLPFKVRF; via the exons ATGCGGCAGCAAGTCCTAAGTCGCCTTCAGGTGCTAAACCGGATCCTCTCAACTCCAAGGATACAACAAAGTCCAGTGTTCACTTCTCATCTACCAATTCGTCTTTGTTCAG ATGCCTCAAAAGTTACAATTGGTGATGTGTCAAAGCAGCTCAAAGAACCCCTGCACCCACAGCTTGTGCCCTCTGGATATT TACAGCGAGATCCCCCTCAAGCCTTCCTGAAGCACCTGCGATGGCTGCTGCAGAAGGACAAGCTGGCACAAGATGTCTTCCTAATAGGCCCTCCAGGCCCTCTGCGGAGGCTGCTGGCGCTCTCCTACTTAGAGCTCACCAAACGGGAGTTAGAATTCATCACACTGACCAGAGACACGACAGACACTGATCTCAAACAACGGAGGGAGATAAGAGGTGGAACGTCCTTCTACCATGACCAG AGTGCAGTTCGAGCAGCCATAGAGGGAAGGGTCCTCATCTTGGAGGGTGTTGAGAAAGCTGAGAGAAATGTGTTGCCAGTGCTGAATAACCTCCTTGAAAACAGAGAAATGCAGCTTGAGGATGGGCGGCTCTTGATTGCCAGTCAGAGATACGACAAACTTCTGGAG GAGCACACTCAGGAGGAACTGGACAGCATGCGCCTCGTACGAGTGAGTCAGGACTTCAGAGTCATCGCTTTAGGGCTTCCCTCGCCCCCCTACCAGGGCCACCCCCTTGACCCTCCCCTGAGGTCAAGGTTTCAGGCCCGAGACATATCGTGTCTGCCATTCAAGGTAAGGTTTTGA
- the LOC126998762 gene encoding dnaJ homolog subfamily A member 2-like, whose translation MADNKLYDVLGLSRNASDSEIRKNYRKLAKEYHPDKNPAAGDKFKEISFAYEVLTDPQKREIYDRYGLKGLQEGDTGPGAEDLFGHFFGGGGPFGGLFGGFGGGMRGPRRGPKKGENTIHRLKVSLEDMYNGKVSKLQLSKNTICTSCGGEGGPPGALQPCRTCNGRGIKVTITQLGPGMVQQMQSRCPACDGEGEVINERDRCQTCLGRKVVQQTKLLEVAVDKGMKDEQRISFHGEGDQMPGVEPGDVIIILQEKPHEVFQRSGSDLMMKKTITLTEALCGFTTVVDHLDGRKIVINHPPGSVLVPGCVRGVVGEGMPLYKNPFEKGDLYIRIEVDFPDNYFAPEPKLKELEALLGGRPPAEKIPADAEEVNMTEYEDNGGPSGSRGQCYDEDDDHHHMGGQHVQCAHQ comes from the exons ATGGCGGACAACAAGCTGTACGATGTATTGGGGCTCTCCAGGAACGCCTCAGACTCCGAAATCCGTAAA AACTACCGCAAGCTTGCCAAAGAGTATCACCCGGATAAGAACCCGGCTGCTGGTGACAAGTTCAAAGAAATTTCTTTCGCCTATGAAGTGTTGACTGACCCACAGAAGCGTGAAATTTATGACCGTTATGGACTCAAGGGATTGCAG GAAGGTGACACTGGGCCAGGAGCAGAAGACCTATTCGGTCACTTCTTCGGGGGTGGCGGGCCGTTTGGAGGATTGTTTGGAGGCTTTGGTGGCGGCATGCGAGGGCCAAGAAGAGgaccaaagaagggagagaataccATCCACAGGCTAAA AGTGTCTTTAGAAGATATGTACAATGGCAAGGTGTCAAAACTTCAGCTCTCCAAAAACACCATCTGCACTTCTTGTGGAGG TGAGGGCGGGCCACCTGGAGCGCTGCAGCCCTGCCGAACCTGCAACGGCCGGGGTATCAAAGTCACCATAACCCAGCTGGGCCCTGGGATGGTGCAGCAAATGCAGAGTCGGTGTCCAGCATGCGATGGCGAAG GTGAGGTGATAAATGAGCGCGACCGCTGCCAGACGTGCTTAGGCCGCAAGGTGGTGCAACAGACCAAGCTGCTGGAGGTGGCAGTAGACAAGGGGATGAAGGATGAGCAGCGCATCTCCTTCCACGGTGAGGGAGACCAGATGCCGGGGGTGGAGCCTGGCGACGTCATCATTATTCTTCAG GAAAAGCCACATGAAGTATTTCAGCGAAGTGGATCTGATCTTATGATGAAGAAGACCATTACACTTACTGAAGCCCTGTGTGGATTCACTACAGTAGTGGATCATTTAGATGGCAGGAAGATTGTTATCAACCACCCACCTGGCTCAGTTTTAGTCCCAG GCTGTGTACGTGGTGTTGTTGGTGAGGGCATGCCATTGTACAAGAATCCATTTGAAAAAGGAGACCTTTATATTCGCATAGAAGTAGATTTCCCCGATAATTACTTTGCCCCTGAACCAAAGTTAAAG GAACTGGAAGCTCTCTTGGGAGGACGCCCGCCAGCTGAAAAGATTCCAGCTGATGCCGAGGAAGTGAACATGACTGAATATGAAGATAATGGCGGGCCCAGCGGCTCCCGGGGCCAGTGTTACGATGAAGACGACGATCACCACCACATGGGTGGCCAGCACGTACAGTGTGCACACcagtaa